GACACCCACCAGGCCATGCAGGCTTCGAATCCGCCGGTGCCGATGGCGGCGAAGTGTTCGTCGCAGAGTTGTTCGATCTCCTCGGCCGGGCGAGTCGGGAAGCACAGGTGCAGATTGGTGCGCACGATATGGCGGCGCGATTTCATCACGCGGCCCAGGCTGCGGCCGATGAAGCTGCCCAGCCCCAACTGCCAGTCGATCGGCAGCAGGCACAGCACGCGCGCCACGCCCAGTCCCAGCCAGGTCGGCCAGAAGCGCGGATACAGCAGCGCGAGCTTGAAGTCGGGTCGGAACACCCCTCAGACGCCGTAATAATCGCGATACCACGCCACGAAACGTGGAATGCCCTCGTCGATAGAAGTCTTGGGGTCAAAGCCGGTGTCGCGCCGCAGTTCGTCGATGTCGGCATAGGTCTGGCGCACATCGCCGGGCTGCATCGGCAGCAGTTTCATGTTGGCGCTGCGGCCGGTCGCACGCTCGATCACCGCGATGAAATCGAGCAGCGCTTCGGGACGGTGGTTGCCGATGTTGTAGAGCCGGTAGGGCGCACGGCTGGAACTGGCGTCCGGTTCAGCCGGATTCCACGCGTCGTTCGCTTGTGCGATGCGCTCCATGATGCCGCGCATGCCGTCGACGATGTCATCGATGTAGGTGAAGTCGCGGCGCATGTCGCCGTGGTTGTAGACCTCGATCGGCTGCCCTTCGATCACCGCCTTGGTGAACTTGAAGTAGGCCATGTCCGGCCGGCCCCAGGGGCCGTACACCGTGAAGAAGCGCAGACCCGTCGTGGGAATGCCGTAGAGATGCGCATAGGTATGCGCCATCAGCTCGTTGGATTTCTTGGTGGCCGCGTACAGCGAGATCGGATGGTCCACGTTGTCGTTCACCGAGAACGGCAGACGTTCG
This region of Banduia mediterranea genomic DNA includes:
- a CDS encoding NAD-dependent epimerase — its product is MRDGKILVTGAAGFIGYHYCRSLLADGYDVVGIDNFNDYYDPALKHARLAQLDGSPGFAFHTVDLADREAMEALFAANRFSIVVHLAAQAGVRYSISNPHAYVQSNLNGFLHILEGCRAQQVRHLVYASSSSVYGANERLPFSVNDNVDHPISLYAATKKSNELMAHTYAHLYGIPTTGLRFFTVYGPWGRPDMAYFKFTKAVIEGQPIEVYNHGDMRRDFTYIDDIVDGMRGIMERIAQANDAWNPAEPDASSSRAPYRLYNIGNHRPEALLDFIAVIERATGRSANMKLLPMQPGDVRQTYADIDELRRDTGFDPKTSIDEGIPRFVAWYRDYYGV